Genomic window (Sphingomonas sp. S1-29):
GATCCTCCCCAGCGCCCGCCTGGGCACCCAGCCGCTCAGCAATGTCGAGGTGCGGATCGAGGGCAAGGGCGGCTTTTCCGATCTCACCAGCACCTCGGGGCGGATCGGGTCGGGGCTGCTGCAACGCTATCGCGTGCTGCTCGATCCGCGCGCGGGGCGGATGGTCACCGCGCCGGGCAAGGCGGTCGATCGACCACCGGTGCGGTCGACCAGCGGCCTGCTGATCGGCTATGACAATGGCCGGCTGCGCGTGCTCCACGTGATGCGCGGCGGTCCTGCCGCGGCGACCGGCTGGCGTGCGGGCGACCAGATCTGCACCGTCGATGGCGCGCCGATCCCGCCGATCAACGCCGGCGGTAGCGTCGATACCGGCTGGTCGGCGGGCACCCCCGGCCGCACCGTCGAGCTCGGGCTGTGCAACGGCACCCAGCGCCGGCTGACGCTGCGCCAATTCTATTGAGCAGGCGTCAGCCGCGGATCGCCAGCAGCGCGCCGATAAACGCACCGATCAGTGCGAACATCTGCACGCTCGGCCAATAGACCATGCCCACCCGATCCCAATCGGCACGCTGCGCGCGACGATGCTCGGCGACCCCGGCCCACACCGCCACCGCGAGCAATGCCGCGACCGCGGCCCATGCCTTGTGTGTCCAAAACCACGCTTGCATCGTTTCGTTACCCGCTTAATCCTGTGCCGCACCCCATCGCCGAAGGAATCGTCATGCGCCAGTCCCTTGCCGCCATCGTCCTTGCGACCACCGTCGCCGCCGTCACCAGCGTCGCGATCGGCGCGCCGCAAACCGCATCCTCGGCGCTCAAGGCGGCGGTCGACGCCCCCACCCGCACGCCCGCGAACAAGCTGCGCGATCGCTATCGCCACCCCGCCGAGACGCTCGCCTTTTTCGGCGTCCGTCCCACCGACACCGTGGTAGAGCTGTATCCCGGCGGCGGCTGGTACACCGAGATCCTCGCGCCGTATCTGAGCGCGCGCGGCACCTATTATGCCGCAGCGCCGATGCCCAATGGTGTGAAGGGGCTGCAGACGCTGATCGCCAAGGACGCCGCGACCTATGGCAAGGTCAAGGTCGCCGCCTTCCCCGCTAAGCCCGGCGAGCCTACGGTCCCCGCGGGCAGCGCCGACGTCGTCCTCACCTTCCGCAACGTCCATAACTGGCGCTTCGGCGGTGCCGATGCCGCACAGACCGCCTTCAACGCGGCGTTCGCGATGCTCAAGCCCGGCGGCACGCTCGGCGTGGTCGAGCACCGCCTGCCCGAGGCGCGCGATTCAGCGCTCGAGGAAAAGAGCGGCTATATGAAGACCAGCAGCGTCATCGGCTTCGCCAAGAAGGCAGGCTTCGAGGTCGCCGGCCAGTCCGAGGTGAACGCCAACCCCAAGGACACCGCCGACTGGCCCGAGGGCGTATGGACGCTGCCGCCCTCGCTTCGCCTGAAGGACGTCGACCGCGCGAAATATCAAACGATCGGCGAAAGCGACCGCATGACGATCAAGTTCCGCAAGCCCAAGTGAACGATACGCGGCGTTTCAGTCGTAGTTGAGCCCGTATCGAATGACGTGTTGGCTGGCGGTACATGCTGTGCCTCCGCTTGGCCGGTAGCTTGATTCGAAACGGAAGTTTTTCGCTGCGGCGACTGCGGATTCGCCGAAGACGAAGGGCGGATACGCGATCAACGTCCTGGGCCGAAGCGTCGAACCATCGGCCGAAACGTCGAGCTCGAGGCTAACCCACCCTTCGAACCCGATCTTGCTGGCCAACATCGGATAATCACTATTGCCCATGCCGTGCGAGCGCAGCGCGGGTTTCACCCCGATTAATGCGCATTGCTGCTCGGTAAGCCCGGTCTGCTGAAACTGCGCCTGCGCAGCGGCGAGATCGCCTGCCTTGGCGGCCAGATTGGCACGGCGGAGCCGGGCGGCGATCTTGAGCGGATGCCGCGCGTCAAGCGCCGGCTGAGCGATCACCGCGTCAAGCAATGCAGACGCATCTTCGGGTTCGCGTTGCCCCTCGCCCGGCGCCGCGATCCGCAGGCTCAGCGTCGATGCGGTCAGCGGATCGGCCCCATATCGCGGATCGGCCAACATCGCCCGCTGCCCCTTTCGCCAGGCCGAGGGTCGTTCATTGGCGTTGTCGATGCGCGTGATCGCGAGCCGGCCCATCGCCGGCGCTGGCGCCTGCATCGCCTGCGCCAACGCGATTGCGCGCGCAGTGTGCGTTCGACGCTCCGCCACATCGATCAACGGCGACTTGGCGAGCCACCAACTCGCGGCGAACTCCGCGGCCTGATCGCCCGCCCCGACCGCCTTGGCCAACATCGCACGCCACAGCGGCAGTTGCTGCGCGGTGCTAAGCTGGGGATCGACCGGTACCACGCCCTTGCTATCGATCCATGCGGCGACCGCCTCGTCGAGCGGGGCCATTACTGATCCGACGTCGGCACCGGTGGTGCAGCGCAGTTCGATCCGCGTCGATGCTCGGAAAAAAGCGGGTACTTCCTGAATCTTCTCGGGCGCCCAAGACCAATCGGCGACTGCCTGTGCAAAGGCCAGCGCACCGGTTCGACCGCTGGTGGCATAGATCGGTTCGGGGTCGAGAACCGATCCATCTTCGCGGATCGCAAACTCCACGACCGCGACGTCCTCGGGCTTGAGCCCCGTCGATTCGCCGCAGAAAGGCGCATCCATCGAAACCGCGCGTTGGAACGGCGCGTTGGCGATCCGTCCGGCACCGGTATAGCTAAGATATTTCGCCGCCTCCTCCTTCCTCCCGAGCAGCGATGCCGCCAGCGCCAGGTCGCCGCGTGTCGCGACCTCGATCTGGGATACCCGCATCGTCAACCCACCCTGATTGGTAACCGCCTCCTGCAGCAACGGATATGCCGCCGCCGCCTGCCCTTGGTTGAGCTCGCGCGCGCGAGATGCGTTTGCACTTGCGCGAACGCTGGCTTTTCGAAGCCCTGCGCCTGCGCCAATGCCAGCGCTTCCTTACCATAGCTGATCGCCGCGCCGTCGCCGTCGAATCGCGTCAGCGTCACCAGCATCAGCAACGGGTTGACCCGCCCCAGTCCCGCCGACAGCGCCAGCGCCGCCTTCGCATCAATCAGCGCGGCATCGTAATCTAGCCGCGCGCGTGCCTGACGCGCCAGCACCAGATGCGCCTCACGCCGCTCGTCGGCGAAACTGTCCCCCGCCGCCGCCATTGCCGGCAGCCCCTGCCGGATCAGCCCCTCGGCCTCATCGCCGCGCCCCAGCCGGGCGAGACAGCGCCCCTTGCGCACCGCGATCGCCGATTTGAGGAAGCCTTCGCGGCGCGCGACCGGCAGTTGCTCGATCGATTCGAACTGCGCCACCGCCTCGGCACATTTGCCAGCCTCGCCAGCGGCGGTGGCGGCATCGAAGCGCGCCTGCGCGGTCATTGGCTTGGGCGCCGCCTCCTGCGCCGTCGCCGCGCCGCCGGCGACGACGCTGGCGATGGCGATTGCCATCGACGAAACGAGTGCGGTAGTCGTCATGTCCGATTCCCCCGGTTTTGCAGGAACCTATGCCGGCCACCATGTCATCGTCGAGGGGGATTCGATCGCGGTTGCGACCAGTCGTAATGGCGGTTCTTGCGCTTGCCGCAGCGCCCGCCGCGGCGCAGGAGACCACCCCGCCCGACACCTTGCTGCTGTTCGTCGCATCGTGGTGCGCGCCGTGCCACCGCGAGCTTCGCGAGCTCGACGCGATCGCCGCCGCCGCCCGGCCAGCGCGTACCTTGGTGGTCGCCTATGACGACACCCGCGCGACGCGGGCGATGCTGCGCAACATCGACGCAAATCGCCGCTGGCCGATCGACACCCCGGCGCGGCGCGAGCTGCGCCGTAGCCTGATGCAGCGCGCGGTGGGCCTACCCTATGCGGTACTAACCGATCACCGCGGCGAACCCTGCGCGACAAGCAACCAGGGCCTCACCGCCGAGCGCGCGCGCCGGCTGCAGCGAAGCTGCGCCGCCGGCGAACGCTAACCGCGGATCAGGCCAGCTTGTCGACCTTGGCCTGCAATGCCGACAGCTGCGATTTCAGCGCCGCGATCTCGTCGTCCTTGCTCGCGCCAGCCGTTGCCGCCGGCGCTGCAGCCGCACCCGCCGCGACCGGCGGCGCCCCCGGCACCACGCCAGCGCTCTTGAACGCCGCGGTCGCCGCCTCGAACATTTCCATGTTGCGCTTGGCGATCTCGGCGAAGGGCGAATGCGCGAACGCACCCTCGACCGCCGATTTGAACTGCTCCTGGTTGCGGCTGAAGCTGTCCATCGACGCTTCGAGATAGCCCGGCACCATCGCCTGCATGCTGTCGCCGTACAGGCTGATCAGCTGGCGCAGGAAGCTCACCGGCAGCATCGTCTGCCCACCGCGCGATTCTTCCTCCATGATGATCTGGGTCAGCACATTATGCGTGATATCCTCGTCGCTTCGCGCGTCGACGACCTTGAAGTCGCGGCCTTCGCGAGTCATCACTGCGAGATGTTCGAGCGTTATGTAAGACGATGTCTCGGTATTGTAGAGACGACGGTTGGCGTACTTCTTGACGATGACGGGCCCAC
Coding sequences:
- a CDS encoding class I SAM-dependent methyltransferase — encoded protein: MRQSLAAIVLATTVAAVTSVAIGAPQTASSALKAAVDAPTRTPANKLRDRYRHPAETLAFFGVRPTDTVVELYPGGGWYTEILAPYLSARGTYYAAAPMPNGVKGLQTLIAKDAATYGKVKVAAFPAKPGEPTVPAGSADVVLTFRNVHNWRFGGADAAQTAFNAAFAMLKPGGTLGVVEHRLPEARDSALEEKSGYMKTSSVIGFAKKAGFEVAGQSEVNANPKDTADWPEGVWTLPPSLRLKDVDRAKYQTIGESDRMTIKFRKPK
- a CDS encoding TlpA family protein disulfide reductase, producing the protein MAVLALAAAPAAAQETTPPDTLLLFVASWCAPCHRELRELDAIAAAARPARTLVVAYDDTRATRAMLRNIDANRRWPIDTPARRELRRSLMQRAVGLPYAVLTDHRGEPCATSNQGLTAERARRLQRSCAAGER
- the phaR gene encoding polyhydroxyalkanoate synthesis repressor PhaR, coding for MKKSTPDGGPVIVKKYANRRLYNTETSSYITLEHLAVMTREGRDFKVVDARSDEDITHNVLTQIIMEEESRGGQTMLPVSFLRQLISLYGDSMQAMVPGYLEASMDSFSRNQEQFKSAVEGAFAHSPFAEIAKRNMEMFEAATAAFKSAGVVPGAPPVAAGAAAAPAATAGASKDDEIAALKSQLSALQAKVDKLA